AGAAAAAAATAAACTTGAGAAAACATTTACTTTGACAGTTCCTGGAGTACCAGTTTTAAGAGCAGGAGATTTGGTTAAGATTCCTAAAAATAGTACCGGTATTGCTGGAGTTTTTGAAGTTAAAAGTGTGAATCATAATTTTAGTCAAAAATACAGTTTTTACGGAATGGGGATATATTTTATGAGCTTAACTTTAAATTTAGTAGCAGAATTGGAAGAAAATGAAGGAGAAAGCGAGTGATTTTTATGGATAAAGAAATGTTGCAACCTGAAGAAGCAAAACATTCAGAACCTAATAAGGCATTTGATAATTTAGCTCGGATTTTAAGGAAAAATTTTGGCAATCCTGATTGGAATGGGCCTTTTTTGGGAAAAGTTGTAAAAGCACCTCCAAATTTAGAAGTTCAAATTGATGAAAGAATAATATTAAAGGCGGATAGAATTGTTGTAGCTTTTGAAAAAGTAGCAGGATATACCAGAGAATTTGAAGTTGAAGGGAATATTGAAATAAATGTGACTGATAGTGAGAACACGGATTCTGGCGGAAACACACATAATAAAATAGCAGCAAAAGGGACATATAAAGCTAGTGGAACAAATAAGTGGACTGATGAATTAAAAGTTGGAGATGAAGTTATCTTAAATGAATTTAAAAATCAGAAGAAATTTTATTTAGTAGACAAGGCTTATTATTATAATAAGGCAGGTGGATAAGATGTTACCTAATTCAGCGATTACAGCTCTTGATATATATTCTAGTACCAAAAATTTGGAATACGACAATTCTGAAGTTTATTTTGATTTGAAATGGGACTTTAAAAAAGGTGATTTTGTTTATGAAAAAGGAACCCCAGTTCTTTTAACAACAAAAAAGGAAATCGTTAAGCAATGGGTTATTAAATGTTTGATTGTTACTAAAAATGCTTGGAGAGTGTACTATAGGGATATATTTCCATTTGGCGTAGGAATTAACAAATACAAAGGCATAAATCCCCTGTATCAAGATTATGCTCAAAGTGAGATTAAAAGAGAGATAATATCTGCATTGAAAGAACACGATTATATAAAATCAATTATAAATTATTATTCTGAATTTAAAGAAGATAAACTAAGTTTTGAGTTCGATATAGTGTTAAAAGGCGGAGAAAAAGAAATGCTCAACATTTCTGAAACAATTGAATTTAAAGATTTTTAATTGGAAGAAGGTGAAGAAATGGTAACTAGAAAAGATGTAGATGTTTATGAAAATGACATAAACAGTTTAGTATCGGATATATTTAATGGTGAATTTATGATTAAGTATAGTGACACCGCTGGAAGTTTTACAGCAGATATTGTGAGAGCATTTTCAACAGAATTAATTGTGCAACAGAAATTATATGATGAAATGTCAAAAAATTACAGCGTTGATACAGCTGAAGGTATTTATCTTGATAGTATTTGTAAGGAAGACTATATTTTTAGGAAAAAAGCAACTACGGCGACTGGAACAGTTAGAATTTATGGGACAAGTGGTGCATTGATTCAAAAAGGAATGATAGTAGCAAGTAATAATTGCACATACACTATTGCTGAATCGAAAATAGTAGCATACAAAGAAACTGGAACAGTTGGATATAGTGAGGTTAATGTTGTTGCAAACATCGCTGGAAAAATTGGAAATTGCGGAATCGGAGAAATAAATAAATTCTCTGAAAGTTATGTCGGACTTGAAAAAGTAGAAAATCTTAATATTATTTCGGATGGAACAGATGAAGAGAATGACGCAGAATTACGCGAGAGAAGAAGAAAAATATTATCGGTCCCAAGTGTAAATTACAATACAAATATAATTAAAGAAATGATATTAAATAAATTTAAGAATGTGAAGAAATTAAGAGTAATTCCAAGATGGAATGGTAAAGGGACAGCTAAAATTATTGGAATTGGCGAAGCTGGACTGAAATTAAAAGACGAAGAGCTGAACAATATAAAAACATATTTGGATAATGAAATTATAACAGACGCGGAATTTACGGTAAAAACTATCAAAGAGAAAAGTATAAGTCTTACATTTGAAGCTATATTAAACAAAGAATACAATGAGCAAAGTGCGATTGAACTTACAAAAAATATTTTAAATCAAGTGTTTTTAGATAAATTGTTTGAAGAGAATAGAATTTATTATGCGGAAGTAATTGATAAGTTGTTAGAAATAAAAGCATTTAAGAAAATTTCAAATATAGATATTAATAACACTAAAGAGGATATTATATTGGAAGATGAAGATTTAATAAGTGTTTTAAATATAACGCTGAAAACTTTAGATTAATTTTAGGAGGAAAAATGAGCGGATTCACATTAGGGGCAAAAGCTAGAATATTGAATACACTGTTTGAAGGCAAAACATATTATGCTGGGCTTTTGACAGCAGTTACAACGGGAGAAAATGGAAAAGAAAATGCTACAGAGCTTGTTTCAGCTTCGTATACAAGAAGGGCTATAAATTTCGGGTCAACAACATCGAATGAAACAAGTAACTTGGCTTCAGTAAAATTTCCTGAAGCAAGGGAAGACTGGGGGCGTGTAATAGGAATTGGAATTTATGATTCGATAACTGGTGGAAATTTAATAAATTATGCTACTTTTGACGCAAGAGATGAGGTTATAATTTATGCTTTAATGCAATATGAAATAGCCAAAAATTTTTATGTGATTGGATTTAGAAACTAATGGCAAAAAATGTACACCAGAAGTCAGTTGAATATATAAAAGATAATTTTAATATAAGCGAATTATCAAATTTTTATGTAAAAGATTTCATAAATGATGGTAGAAATAATGATTTTGCTTTAATCAAAAGCAATCCTAAAGTAGCAAATTTTGTGAAACATACGAATAAATTATCTGAAATGACAGTATCAGAATTATTAAATTATAAAGTGAGTGATTTTTCATTTTTCGTTGGATTGGATGATTATGTAAACTTTACACAAAAAATTACTGAAAAAAAGTTCCCGTTAATTTTTTCATACGACAATGATTATGCTGATGTTATATACAATCTTGCTAAAAATGATTACTACAACAGTATGATAAATTCTCTTCCGGGAATATTCAGAAATTCAAATCTTATACAAGATGTATTTCATTTTGCGGATCTTCAATTAAAATCACTGGAATTTATAATTGGAACATTAGTAAAAAACAGAAGATTTATAACGGCAAGAAATGAAGTTTTAGAAGATTTTGAAGAACATTATAAATTAATATCAAGTAAAAATTTATCAACAATTTTTAAAATAAACAGAATCATTTCCAAACGTATTTTAAGGCGTGCAACCACTTTACAGAATTTCAAAGATACAATGGAACTATATTTTATCTATAACGACAATGTAACAATAACGAATGATAAAAATAATTTTCAGTACATTGTAGATTTTCGTTCTAGCCCTGTAGACAAAGAATATTTAAATTACTGGCTGGAATTGATTTATGAAGTTATACCAATCTGGTACGACATAAAAATTGTATATTAAATGAAGGGAGAAAAAATGAAACAAACAACACTAGATTTAATAAAAAATATAAATGAAAATACCTTTATACCTGCAACTACTCAAAATGAATTATTTGAACTGTTTCAATTAGATACAGTCGCTGATTTAAGAAAAGTTTCAAGAAATTTTATGAAAGTGTATGAACTTTTGGAACATTTCGATAATCAGACTTCAAACGCCACGAAAGAAAAAGAGGGTATTGTAAAATTCGGCACAGAAACAGGAAATGCGATAGATGCAGAAACTTGGAAACAAGCAATAGGACAATCTTTAGGTGGATATGTAAGTAAAGTTGAAAACAAAGAAGCTGGGAAATGGTACATAAATGATTTAACAGATGGGAAAATATATAAATGTATACAGACTCATACAAGTACGAGTTTTGATATTACTAAATTTGTGGATATTACGAATGTTGGACTTTCGGACAAATTAGAAAATTTATACGAAACATATTCAATTAATGTTGGAAACAATGTAGCAATTGCTCAAGTTTTTGAAACAAAGATTAAAATACCTTCAAAACCTTTTAAATTCTTTTGCACAGTCGTGACAGGAAATAACTATTTAGTTGATTTAAACAAAGCTCATCAATATGCAAGTAGCGAGATAATTATAAATTTTGGAATGTCTCAAAAAGGATTTTTGCAATACTCTATAGCTAAAAATTCTTCTGTTATAGATGGAAGAACGATTTATGTTATGTTTGTATTTTAAACACTTGTATTCCAGCCGAACTGACCGAGGGTAAATTATCTATATTTTTATTATCTTGCATAAATATATGCATAATTATCGTCGAGAGCTGTATTCTTAGAAATTTTAAAATAATAATAACTGTTATCTTCATAAAAATAATTTAAGTCATTTTCACCAGCAACAAGAGTATAGTTAGTCTTTTTAATATCATATTCATATGTCACCCAATGTAAATTTGGATCATCGATGCCCATGCTTGAAACGACCTTCAATTTCTTGCATTTTTTCGAAATTGGAATTATAAAATTATTTCTCGAAAAAGAAAATAAAAGACCGTGGAAAACCAATTGCCAGTTTTCGGACAAATTTTCTAGTCTATAATATTATTGACTAATATTATAGAGGAGATGATAAAAAAATGAAATTGCAAGAATTGAAAGGAAGAAATGCAGAAATTTATTGGGAGTATCTAAACAGCTGTATAGCGAAAAATGAGGCAACTAAAAACACGACTTATAAGACATATCTTAACAATATGAAACAGTTTGTTGAGTATTTGAAAGTATATGAGAATAATCGTTATTTGCTGAGTAAAGATACACTAAAGTTTATTGTGAGTATTTTAGAGAGATATATCAGATATTGTAGAGAGATGAAAGGCAACAATGCTAGAACGATTAATAACAAAATCACGGCAATTAGTAGCTTTTATATTTGGGCAGTTAAGCGTGATTTAATAACAACACATCCGTTTAGGGACAAATTAGATCGCTTGAAAGTTACAGATGTAGAAAAACGGAGAAATAGTTATTATTTGAGTAATAAGGAAATAATAGAGATTAATATCAAAATGGAAATGGACAAACGGTATGATTTGCAAGACAGGATTGTATTTAACTTGATTATTGATACAGCTTGTAGGATTTCGGCATTGCAATCAATTAAAATTGATAACATTGATTTAGAGAGTGGAATAATATTCGGAATAGTAGAAAAGGAACAAAAGATTGTAGAGTTTGCAATATTCGAGGAAACGACGGAATTGATAAGGGAGTGGTTGAGATGTAGAAATGACAATGTAGAATACTTGCTTATTACTAAATATAACGGAGTATTTAAGCAGATGAGCAAGTCAACGATAAGAGACAGAGTGAGAAAAATTGGAAAACTTGTAGGAATAGAAAATCTATATCCACACTCGTTAAGAAAACAACTGCTAGAGATAGAAGAATAAAACTGTTAGAAATTCGTAAAAAAGCGGGATTTTAACAATAAAAAGTAGAGAAATTTATGAATTTATACAGAATTTTGAAAAATATTTATTGATTTTATTGACTTTATGCATACTTTAGATTTTAGTAATTTAATAAAAAATGTATGTAAGCATTAACTAAAATCATCTCAAAGTCTTTAAAAATCAGTATTTGTATTTTTAAATTTCGTGCAAATTCATAAGTTAGCACAGAATTAAATTTGAAAGGAGAAATAAAAAAATGGAAGGATTCAGAGTATATTTATACGATAAAAATGGGAATATAATAGGAATATTTTTAGCACCATCTCAAAAAAAATTTGAGGCTGATAAATTGAAATATTGTAGTGAATATAGAGAAGGGGAAAATTTTATATCCTACACGGAAATTAAAAATCCAATCTTGGATAAAAAAACTGGGGAACTTAGAGAAATGACTATTTCAGAACAAGTTCAAGCAGGAATATTAATTTTATCAGATGGACAGTATTTAGAGGGTGAAGAAATAAAAACTGTTACAAAACCAAATGAGTGGAGTGTATGGGACGAAGACTCTCACGCTTGGAAAGTTGACAATGATTTGTTAAACAAAAAATTAGAAGAGTTAAGGGAAAAAGCGTTGAAAGACTTAGCTGAAGCTAAATCGAACTTTTTAAATCAGCCGCTTGAAATAGAAAAAAATGACAAAAAATATACATTTGAGAACAACGAAAGAAATAGAAACAGTTTATCGTTAAAAATGTCGCTAATGTGGACTTTAGAACAAGATAAAATTGAAAAAGTAAAAGTTTTAAATGATAAGAAAATGGTTGAATTTATCGGGTTGAATAGAACTGAATTAAAAGTTTTGGCTAAAAAAATGCAAGATATTTTAGAAATAGCCGATGTTGCCGAACAAATGGCAGTAGTTGGAATCAGTAGATATAATGTCGAACAAATGTTAGAGTTAAATGTAAGTGATTTTTTTCAAAATTAATTAAGAGGAGTGATGTAAATGAATAGATTTAACAAATTTTTAGATTATATCTTTAAAGTTGAAGGCGGTTATACTAATGATAAAAATGATAAAGGTGGAGCAACAAATTTTGGAATAACACACGAAGACGCTAAAACGTATCTAGGGTATACA
This genomic stretch from Leptotrichia sp. oral taxon 218 harbors:
- a CDS encoding tyrosine-type recombinase/integrase, whose product is MKLQELKGRNAEIYWEYLNSCIAKNEATKNTTYKTYLNNMKQFVEYLKVYENNRYLLSKDTLKFIVSILERYIRYCREMKGNNARTINNKITAISSFYIWAVKRDLITTHPFRDKLDRLKVTDVEKRRNSYYLSNKEIIEINIKMEMDKRYDLQDRIVFNLIIDTACRISALQSIKIDNIDLESGIIFGIVEKEQKIVEFAIFEETTELIREWLRCRNDNVEYLLITKYNGVFKQMSKSTIRDRVRKIGKLVGIENLYPHSLRKQLLEIEE
- a CDS encoding DUF2634 domain-containing protein, encoding MLPNSAITALDIYSSTKNLEYDNSEVYFDLKWDFKKGDFVYEKGTPVLLTTKKEIVKQWVIKCLIVTKNAWRVYYRDIFPFGVGINKYKGINPLYQDYAQSEIKREIISALKEHDYIKSIINYYSEFKEDKLSFEFDIVLKGGEKEMLNISETIEFKDF
- a CDS encoding DUF2577 family protein — its product is MDKEMLQPEEAKHSEPNKAFDNLARILRKNFGNPDWNGPFLGKVVKAPPNLEVQIDERIILKADRIVVAFEKVAGYTREFEVEGNIEINVTDSENTDSGGNTHNKIAAKGTYKASGTNKWTDELKVGDEVILNEFKNQKKFYLVDKAYYYNKAGG
- a CDS encoding baseplate J/gp47 family protein, whose amino-acid sequence is MVTRKDVDVYENDINSLVSDIFNGEFMIKYSDTAGSFTADIVRAFSTELIVQQKLYDEMSKNYSVDTAEGIYLDSICKEDYIFRKKATTATGTVRIYGTSGALIQKGMIVASNNCTYTIAESKIVAYKETGTVGYSEVNVVANIAGKIGNCGIGEINKFSESYVGLEKVENLNIISDGTDEENDAELRERRRKILSVPSVNYNTNIIKEMILNKFKNVKKLRVIPRWNGKGTAKIIGIGEAGLKLKDEELNNIKTYLDNEIITDAEFTVKTIKEKSISLTFEAILNKEYNEQSAIELTKNILNQVFLDKLFEENRIYYAEVIDKLLEIKAFKKISNIDINNTKEDIILEDEDLISVLNITLKTLD